TAGCAAATGGTCCATATTTCCATgatcgtctctctctctctcggtagAGCCCCCAAAAATGTtcaatttgttttatagttgGTAAAAAATAGGTCCAATAGAATTATTGTAGGAGGCTAAGAACTAGGTCCTCCAAATGAAATTGACTAGCTTCCCATATGTCCTTGTTAcgttcaaatttattaaactatTTTGACATTTCGTTAGTGTTTCTCTATCTCTCCTCCCCCAACATGTCATCACACAAGCCCAACTTTTATAAGTTTGCCTTTTCAATTTGCATTTTCCAATGTTCTACTTTCCAGCCACCTATCTCGTCACACTTACTCTCTTTAGCCTCTCCACTCcgtttcttcttctcctttttcatttccattttaCCTCAATTTCTGTTAATTTTTATCTAacctcaatttttatttatttattttatgattgatgattttttcttccttttatttattaatccaATCGATAGTctatattcattatttttatctattgttTCATACTAACACACTCAAACAACCATATTCAGGTAAGATTTGGTATGACAAACACATCTACTGCTAGATTAGATACATAAATCTTCAGTCCAATATATAGTACCTCTAACCCTATCTAAAAAAGTTCATACGCACGTCACTTGTTGATATATTGGCTTAAGTACACTATCGATCCCTAAACTTTAAGCCATGAacaatttcattcttttttaagtttaaagtaATCACTTTTATACTTGTCTACTTAGGGGGGAAAACATCTAGAAGCGCACATCAAGGATATTTGTCCCTATTGTCAATTTTATGAAACTTACATCCACACTGTATTGAGATGATAACAGATTCATCATTGGAAATTCTGTCTTTTGTGGACTTAAGAGTGGATTTTTACGCGCTTGCAACATGACCCGCCACTATTTTGTCACAAGCATATTATTTCATAGGTTAGATgcctaaattttcaaaatgttaaGCACCATATTTTTTGATTTAAGGTAAGACACTgagaaacaaaagagaaaagggaAGTCTATGTTTGATAGGACAGAAATGTAGTGAGTGAAAAGAAAGTgcagggtttttatttttcctccatGTTCCTAAATTTCTTTCCTCCAAAGTTTTGAGAAAGATACAAGAGAAGAGAGTTAATTGTTAGTCAGTGGGagcatatatatagttttttttttttttggataccaTTCCAATTTCCAAGAAAACACAAGTTACAAAAGAGTTGGGCTCACCTAACTAAAGTGCAATGGCATGCTAGTAGCCAAATGCGCCAGAGTATACACATTGCCTAAAATAGGCTTAGAAACAAAAGCTGATCTATACAAGAGACCAGACTGATTAAGGTGCAGCAAATCAGTCAACAAAATTCGTTCCTGCCAACTGGGGGCTACCTCTCTGTTGGTCATACGGATTGATCTCTTGTTGTCACTAAGAAACAAAACATGGGTGAATCCAAAGTTCCTGGCCTTCATAGCAGCAACTACCGTTGCTTCCTGGATGGCACTGAAGGTTGAGGAAGATGCACAAGTAGAGACACCTGAAACAGGACAGGCCCTTGCAAATTGATGGCTCCATAAGCAAATCCACATCTTCTAGCTCTCTTTTTCCTGACACCAGCAACCTTGATAAGCAACTGCCAAGGTCCTTGAAAACACTGTTGAGGTCTTGCTTGGTTTGCACGAGATTGAGGAGGATTAGAGCAGCTGCTGAAAACATCCTTATACCTGCAAAGAAGCGATTGAGATGTTAGCACAACTTCAATAGGATTGGGGTGCTTTCCTTCATGGATCACCAAGTTTCTATGGATCCAAATTGTCCAAAGAGTAGTAAATATAGCCTGCAGACATTGCATAGAATTTTGATCCAGATGTTTGTGCTTGAATAGCAGTGCTCTTATCCAAGATTGAATGGAAGAATGAGGAAGAGCAGAGGTGTGAATCGCCAAGGCAGAACCATGCCAAACTGCTCTCGCGAAGTTGCATCCAAGGAATAAGTGGGAAGTTGATTCATCCCCCTCATTGCACAAAGGGCAACTACTGTCAACAGGGATCCCTCTACTTTTCAAGTTGAGCTTGGTTGGGAGGCTATCATGGAGCAACCTCCACACAAAATTGCAAACCTTCAAAGGCACTCCTACTTTCCAAACTACATTCCAAGAGGTCGTGTGGTCATTATGCTGCCTACTGTGAAAATCATTAAAGCTAGAAGAGTCCCTATGCAGCAAATTATAAGCACACTTGACATTATAGTTGCCTGAGCTAGAGTGCTTCCCCACAAGGATGTCAGGGCTTACTCCAACCTTGGAGATTGGGGTCCTAAGGATTTCTGAACTAACCTGGGGAGAATAAACTGCTCTGACTAAACCAGCCTCCCAAGTATGAGAAGAGCAGTCAATTAGTTCACCACTGTACCAGACCTGAAATGGGGATTATTAAGCTGGTCAGCTTGGAGGGGGTACCAAGCAGGATGATCAAGAGGAATATCATGACCTGACCCTATAAGCCATCTGCACTCcttaagtttattatttttcGGGCTAATGATATTCCTCCAAAACCAAGAGTGATGAGCTTTAGACTTACAGTCATGGATGGTACCCCTTGGAAAATATCTAGCCTTGAAAGCTCTAGAGATGAGGGAATGAGGATTCTGACTAATTCTCCAATTTTGCTTTGCTAACATGGCTTGGTTTATTAGATTGAATTTCTTCAACCCCATTCCACCCTCCCTCTTAGGAGTGCAAACCCTATCCCAATTGATTAGGTGCATCTTCCTAACCCCTGAATCATGCCCCCACCAAAAAGCTCTTGTAATTTTCATCCATCTTGTTACAAATGCTTTCAGGCACTTTGAAGCAAGCCATAGTATAGAAGGGCAGGGTCTGGAGAACAGAAGAAATAAGGGTAGTCCTCTCTGCCTGAGAGAGAAGTTTAGCCTTCCAACCCTGAAGTTTTGCCTTAAGCTTGTCCACTAGAAATTGGAAATCAGAAATACACTTTCCCTTCAGCTTAAAATTTAGGCCAAGGTACTTGCTTGGAGATTGGACCAAGTTCACCTGAAGATAAGAAGCTAAGTTCTGTTGATCCTCCTTAGGCATATTGGGGGAACAATAGAGATCTGATTTTGTGAGATTAAGGACTTGCCCAGAGATGGAACAATACCAAGCTAAGATGTCCTTGATAGAGGATAGGGAGTGGTTGTCTtgtttaaagaagaaaatagaatCATCTGCAAAGAAGAGTTGGGTAAAAGGAACACCCATTCCTTCCAAGCTTAACCCCCTTAATCCTATTTTGGCTTTCAGCTTTCATGAGTGCCAAGGAGAGAATGTTCGCACACATCAGGAGCAAATAGGGGGATAGGGGATCACCCTGTCTGAGGCCTTTTGAGGGGAAGAAGGATTTTGTGATGTTACCATTGATAAGGAGAGTGTCATGAACTGTGGTAACACACACTATAATCCAAGTGATCCAATTTTCACTGAAGTTCATGGCAATCAGAACAGCTCTCAAGAACTTCCAATCCACCCTATTATAAGCCCTACTCATGTCAATTTTGGGACCATATATATAGTTGAATTAGCCAATGGCTCATATTTCCTGTGACTGAAttcctttttggtttttgctaAGAGATTATTAAATTGCCCCCACTTATTAGAGGAAAAATTGGAATTGCAGAGGAAGACATTGGTACAAAGACAAAACTGATTGTTATGACTTATGATGAACTATGTTACAGAAGCTACAGTCCCATGCGCTACCCAATTTATAATTGAAGGGTCTGCGAACAAAtccacaaaatttaaataaataaataaaaacttcaatAATTTAGGAGTCTTCGTTGCATTCTTCAGCTTCATCTTCAGTAATAGTCTCCAATATAGGAGAAATAGGAACCTTTTTGGGAGAAATAATAAGAAGGGTTGGTGCAACCTCAATCCAAGAACTCAAACATCTAATACCCTTTGCCATTGTAGCAACTAAGAAAATAGCGTTGTCCTACTGATTTAATAAGCCGCAAAAACAAAAGTTTTCAACCGAGTCAAGGAAACAGAGACCCTGGTTGTGAAAATTAGCATGAAATGAAAAGAGAGTAGTTCTTCCTTTGCTGGAGAAGTGATATTGAAGATGGAGTGTATGAAAGTTTCAGAACCTTTCTCGGAGTTGTTGTTCTTGTCTAtggtgagagagtgagaaactGAGACTAGTGGGTTGATTGTAAAGTAGGTGGTGGGTGTGTCATTTTATAAGTCTTAAAGCGACGATGTGAACAGTGAGTTGACGCGGCACCATATGGGCCAtcgaaataaatcaataattaaaaagcTAAAAGCCAAAAACCCATCAAAAGGTTTTTACACGTGGGGAAATATGGGTTTTAATTATTGGTGGCACAAGAAGCCAAAAAACATGTTGCTTTAAACATTTCCCGTGACCTTCTAGGCTAAGATATTATTCTGACAAATTTTCAGACATTATCATGTATATGATCAATTCTTATAGGTAAgatttcattttaataatttagcaccaaaaaaaaaaaaattattttaacaaatttaaggtGGGATGTCATATGCATTTTGAGATTGtaagtatatatttttctttttcttttttatcaatttaataaataaataaataatagtttcTAATTAACTCAGTTTGGTAAAATTTGTTGTTGTCGAATAAAATTTTCGAGGTTCAATTTTCATCtatacaaaaaatcaattgatgtcTTAGCATAATGATAGAGAACAATAATCATAAAGTGGAAATGATATATAAAGCGATAAACACATCTTAACAAATGAGTTAGTTGATGTGCTTTTTAAGTTTGAATGAACATATTTCTATTACCTTATTTTACTTCTTTAAAAGAAGTACAATTTTgcctaaataaa
This genomic stretch from Castanea sativa cultivar Marrone di Chiusa Pesio chromosome 9, ASM4071231v1 harbors:
- the LOC142610513 gene encoding uncharacterized protein LOC142610513, with product MGVPFTQLFFADDSIFFFKQDNHSLSSIKDILAWYCSISGQVLNLTKSDLYCSPNMPKEDQQNLASYLQVNLVQSPSKYLGLNFKLKGKCISDFQFLVDKLKAKLQGWKAKLLSQAERTTLISSVLQTLPFYTMACFKVPESICNKMDENYKSFLVWYSGELIDCSSHTWEAGLVRAVYSPQVSSEILRTPISKVGVSPDILVGKHSSSGNYNVKCAYNLLHRDSSSFNDFHSRQHNDHTTSWNVVWKVGVPLKVCNFVWRLLHDSLPTKLNLKSRGIPVDSSCPLCNEGDESTSHLFLGCNFARAVWHGSALAIHTSALPHSSIQSWIRALLFKHKHLDQNSMQCLQAIFTTLWTIWIHRNLVIHEGKHPNPIEVVLTSQSLLCRYKDVFSSCSNPPQSRANQARPQQCFQGPWQLLIKVAGVRKKRARRCGFAYGAINLQGPVLFQVSLLVHLPQPSVPSRKQR